Below is a genomic region from Eupeodes corollae chromosome 1, idEupCoro1.1, whole genome shotgun sequence.
ATAGTGTGTCCACACCATAacaatcaaaagttttttaacacaTTCTTCGTATgttgatgtatatttttttaagaatgaatggcttataataaaaataaattgtgcaTTCCTTACTATAGTTATCTTTTTAAAGTGGtgtcaaaacaaaaccaaatcaCCCGTTATGTTTTTCGAGCTTTGACAAAAAGAGTAGCACACCCTGTTAGTTGACGCTGcgttatggctgaaacacatacacgcttcagcttcggcttcgtctgcgttacgtaaggcctgctttgaggttgctttgaatgacatttatattatttcatccctccaaagagcaaatattttgtttgttgacatttttttacagctgttgagctgtcagacaaagcaaatgttcagataattgaactagagcttccgtttggagtcacattacgttacattacgttcttttccttacgattgtcaaacgaaacgtgaggtcgaagcttcattgtgatagcatgcattgaattcctatggctgaactcgtaaacgtcaggcgaagccgaagctgaagcgtgtttgtgtttcagccattaatctCTTTATTGCGTTTACAATATATACAGTTTCAAACCGAAAGTTTTAGTCATttttaaggcccaactataatagacttcaccgagcttaagccagcttaaggtatcgaaccaatacgcagccttatatttcactaaccataatagacgtttTGCTGCTCCAGCTGATTTCAATAGAATAATAGATCAAATCTTACGGTATGTTCCAAAAACAGATTCATACTTCGACGATATTATTATTCACGGCCAGTCACTTGCAGAATGCAAATCTAATCTAATTTTATTGACAATGCAGCAGTATTCAAAAGCGAAGTATTTACAGAGTTCTGAATTAATAGTAAGTTAACTATTATGATTTTTTAGTtccttatttttaatgttttcccTTGTTTAAGTGTCCGAATGCTCTATGTTGGCTTCAATGAAGCATTTATATCGATTTGAGATGAATCCACGCAAAATGTTAtatttctctttatttttgcaagcatcattatataaataaaaacaatttgtttagcttatacatatatacagtGGTGGAAAAATACTAGGTGTAAATGAAAACTGcgaacaaatttgattttttatttataattattttaattatttttttcatacttcgattttttttaaatcaattgttatcaataaaaaagaattttgtggtAAGCATGAAAAtagttgatattttaaaaataacaaaataaaacaaaaaaattaagatccttcataaaagaaattggtatatttcaattatattaatattttgttggatttCCATTAGATTTTATTACTGCTTCGTAACGTTGCTGCAGGGATTCCACAAGGTTTCTACAAGTTTCTGCATGAATTTTTTCCCAAGCTTCCCTAATTCCATTCCATAAGGCAGCCTTGttagaaaacttttttgaagCTAGATCATTCTTGACTACAGACCACAAGCTCTTGATTGGGTTGAGGTCAGGTGATTGAGCTAGCCAATCGAGAACTTTAATTTGTCTAGCTTGAAACCAATCCTTTGCTTTTTTCGAGGTATGTTTTGTATCATTGTCCTGTTGGAACTTCCAAATCAGTGGCATCTCGTCATCAGCGTAAGGCAGCATAACGTTTTCCAAGATTTCCACATATTTTTCTTGATCCATGATGTTCTTTATCCAGAACAATGGTCCAACTCCATACCAAGAGAAGCAACCCATGATGCTTCCACCACCGCACCGTGCTTAATGATCTTTTTTATGTACTTAGGGTTGTTTTCTTGACAAGGAGGTCGTCTAACGTAATGCTTGCTATAGGAACGAAACAAGTTCACCTTGGTTTCATCACTCCACTAAATATTCTTGAAGCTCTTTATGCCCGTTTCATTAAAATTCTGACCTTTAGCAAATAGTTTtctcttcttcttattcttttcGGAAACAAATGGGGTCATTCTAGAAGAGCGAGCAGGAAGTTTATGTTATGTTGTTTTGTGAACATGACAACATTTcagatattattttgtatgtttttcctTCAGAGCGGAGCTTTCGGATGAGACGTCTCTCTTCATCGGAACAATGTCTAGCccattatttaagaaaattcttctaaaattgtacgtaaacacttaaaaatcatgtaaaatttaagaaaatagaacTAACTTtgcaaagaaataataaaaaacaagtaatcacttttaaatatgtgaaaaattaatataataccTATTTTGTTTTCACTGCAAATTGATGACACGTATTATTCTAACTCGCGCAATATCAACAATGATCAATAGGATGGcttttaatgataaaatatttttagcgtGCTCTaattacaaaactaaaaaaataaccgTTATGATATGCAAAGATAAATGTCATTTGTAAGTCGTTATAGGGTAACTGCTCATGCacacttattattttttcaataacacaATAATATTGTGTTCttgttaaaattaaaccttaaaCGAATAATTTAAGACCATAAAAGAACTACAAtcaaggtttttaaaaacaCCTTTGCAATACCTTTagtgattttattaaatgtaataataagCTTAACGCATAAAAAGtggttattttattaaatgaaattgtcgtatttgaggttctaagaatcctcaagtaattcaAGAGAGGTCATTTCAtacacaaaaagtcactgtttagtGCGATTGGAACACATATATGATAACtgactttttttgcctgcttTTGATGATTACGACTTGAAAAATACGCAGCTTCAATAAGACGGTAACACATGTCACACAACTTGAGCAAAATGGCTTTGTTGCAAGAGAAAATGCTTGGCAGCATATTTTCTCTTCGTGTCCATATCAACTGGTCATCAAAatcatgcgatttaacaccgctgACATTTTTTTCATGAGGCTACATTAGCGACCATGTAAATTCAGATAAACCTTTACCAAGTGCGCAcataaaaaccaacatttgtcAAGAAATGGCTAAGATACCGCCCAAAAAGTAGTCGAAATTACCACAAAAGAATCGAAGCTTGCAATAATTTGCGTCTCAGACATTtaattgaagaaatatttgacacATAAATGTCATGAAATgttttatgtatgttttattaACGTTCACTTTTGGTTTCCTCTTTGTTGGTTGAGACatggaaattttgaatttaacaaaattaaaaactcagtATTTGTAATCCTTGTGTTTTAATCAATATATCAAATAATTTTCACATAAAAACTTCTTAATTCTTTTAAGGTTTATGtccctttaatttattttgtataatttcttaaatgaatACAAACCTAACAACAGTCGATTTCAATTTACACTCGACCTATAAACATTCGCAATATAAAGGTATTTACTTTCTTGTTACATtattttgttgcatttcaatttttgaatttttctgttgtttccattcgttttctttttgttcttctaCAAATTATAAGCACCCTCTCTTTTGTTTATAGCGGCTGAGATGATctgctttatttattgttacaAGAAGAACGAAACACAAATTTGTGAATGAAAATCACCTTACGACATTTGGCATTGCTGTTGCCTCTTGTTTACTTGCTTTTGGCGTTTGTGTTGTTTAGTTATTTAACTGATAATTGCACTGGGCTGGGTTTAATGACATTTGCTATGAGGTCAACAAAATtaacacaacatttttaaattagtatCTTCTTTGAAATAAGGAAAAACACTTTAGATAtgaaaatgcttttttaaaacaacggtTAATATAAATTTACTAAATAAACTTAGATAGTCTCAAAAAGTCACatatatttatgtgtttttttcgaATCAAAAAAGGTTAACTGGCTGAACAGAATGGTGTAGCTGTAGCTGATGCCTGTAgcactgtcaaagttaaaagatacgaaaatactatacatcgacacaatgagaagctgtagctgtagctgtagctgcaGCGCAAGTTGACTCAACCTTAACTTTTAGCGGCGCTACAAGCTACATTTGAGATGACAGATGGTGGAAACCAATCATTTCATTCTTTGACTTTTCACTTCTTTTTTGGGAACGTTCAAtgcatttgagaatttttttctggttttgtaacttttttatagtATGCTACCATacaaattcagttcaaatatatatttcatATGCGTTGAACATGCCCGCTGCGCTACACCATTGTAGGCGACCTTTGATACATTAGGGAGCGTTTTATTGACAGCTTATACTACAGCGATTTTTTTAGCTACAGCTGCATCTCATTCTGTTCAAGGGGTAAACTGCATAACCTGAAtgcgaaaaataattttgaagtcggtATTTAGACTATTTTACTTCCATTTGTATTACTAAGAacgtattttttatttgtataatttgtatGCCAAAagcagtaaaatattttttttaacacatttttcacTGAAATGACGTTTCATTTCTGACAGGAAAGGTAAGTTATTCTTTCAGATGATTGAAAACCGCGAAGAAGAATCACTCTATAGCCTTTTTTTAAGGTTGAAAACATAAATCCATACTGCAATTCTTGGAGGAGTATAGAAAGAAATAGGACTAGCTCTGAGGCCCAAAAACTCGGcgaagaacaatttttcaagaaattgtaaaagtttttgaagaacGAGGGTCAATTTTTGATGAGAAGTAATTAGAaaggggcgactttccattaccgtagcacgaatttccttctgattttttttacagttaggtaggggtcccaatagaacatgttttaaatattaaggcgaggaaacaactttaagtcatagaaaaaaatattttctttttcggacttaaccctactttttttgtattgcattttttgagcctaaaacaagtttttttaattgatagcacggcgtactaacagctaggtatgtaagggtTAAATGCTGCCAACCTACAAACCCCTTattgggctcactataggatttggatTGGGTGCGAGTTTTgatatatgcaaagtactttttgcatttgagcactaaaatcaaagaaatccaaAAAAGCAACTATGGCaatactgaacaaaaaacaggaaagaaatgtcaaaataaaccatttttgtgtgttttgtatgtaaaaaagtgaactttcaaaattaatgaaaaatagaaataattataTCCTCGCTCTTAAATTGCTacagttattatttattttcacacatctatcaaataaaaaaaattacgaataGAAATTCGTCCTGcggtaatttaaaattgagacataagaaataaaaattcagaaatataaaaaagcgtTAAAACATTATCATAGACAATAACAAGAAAACGTTGACTGATCAAGGGCGAATAAATTGGCCATACTTTGAGATTGTGGCTGAAATTCACCATAACGAGCGGCaagtccgacgaatcagttgaattatccattaaatgttttatgtaacaaaaaatttaacttcaaagcataaaaatgtttatctgctttttgtgaacagctgaaagttgtttatttgttgacagctatctcaatacagctacccacaatggcggatccaggggggggggtcgtagggtTCATgtccccccctgggagataatttgtttcctttttcgtatgaattcccttcaattcaaaactaatcgtattgatttaatggatatgacccccattatattttgaattatttattttttgtatatgaaaacaacatttgtattttacttccttgaattttgttgctaaaagtactacttttgacatAATATTggaccaaaaacataatatgaatcaaatattcagccctattccaaaaacacagcacaaattcatcaacttttgaccaattgacgatccagggggggggggcatatgaaataaaaagcttatacagttaagttatataagtaaagatttcatttaaagatttattagtaatttaatgacatttaccaaaaagtagtttgctgtcaaaaactaaaattttgattttcgctcagttaaaaacttgaaaaacttaagtcatgctttaaattattttcataaaaattgtttctaagaaaaagagcaaatattcaggttcttaggaagaaaccttgaataagagatcatcaattttatattaagttgcctttaaattccttaaagtagccttcaattttattattaaacttttttgacacacatagaTAGTGAGCCTGAGCAtagaagtgatttttacttgcggcatataggaactatatggcaagttttgcataagtAATCAATTTCGAagtagagcttttaatcaaatatgacattacggcGCACAGTGTTTTTAGTTGTATGGAGAGGCGGTCATAGATTGATAGAATCTGAACCACTGCggtggtagagaagtcgaaaaaagtgtgtacctcgattccttccgtctgtctgtctttcctggcccctacagtccagacaattaagattttcagctgattagtgttaggagtttttatcatttttttaatacgaaaaataacagcagtctctacaaaaaattttttggtgcaaacatgtgatttttctaaaattttctccaaattttgtgttcttaatttggcttctttgtacaagaaaaacatattttcgtatatcaagtttttgcgacccagtcgtgcatttcatttctttcaaaattggttttctgttgaatacaaaagagcttacaaaattaaataaatctacttttgaagtgaatttgctttggatgctctagaactgagattcaaacacgaatttcaataatacaaatgtcccaaaaaaacaagtgacacttttgttaaactaatggctaagtgaaaaacataataaacgttttatatccatAGATAAaggctttgaaacgtgtaatttgtgagtactacttatctcttcttcccaacttatttgtttacttaacttactttattttaatttatttttttagagaaattatgtgctTAAATGCAACTACAtaccttaaattcaagaaccaaagctttttgtctctacaatttttaagttttgttgacgactttataagatccaaatacgatAAAGCAGATTGATAaagatagtaataagagactccgggaaattgagttcgaaaaatcTACtgtctctcattttctggacttttaaatttgtgcagcgttcttcgcataaatagaaatgaaaaaaaaaaagtttgttttgtttttggaaaaacgtgcgcgaaatgcaccaaaaacaaTCTAAGATATTGTATTtgagctcttaaatatggcatatatagacaactgttcgaatcttgaaatgctttcatatgagtcatccaaattaaatagttagaccataacttgctggacaacagtgttctaaataatttgataactaaagttgtcatttaagcaattattaaattttgttagcatcctttacaaaacattaaagaacatttttaagcgttgagtaaaaactcatctaagtgtgtgacccccccccccccctgatgaaaagtttGGTTCCGCCCTTGGCTacccaactcgttcaacaatctaaaaatccacaaatccaagataccctatccaataCGAGATTGAACATTCCTTGCATCAACAGATTAACAGAATTCCAACATCAAATTTTGGATTGTTTTTACTCATACATAGACTTTACTTAGGAGTTTTGCGCAAATTGAACGCTTCATTGAAGCAGCTAACAAATCAGCTGTTTGCCTTAGGTTGCAAGAAACCAAGATGGCAGCCGATGTTTTATGCCTCCATATAGTGTTTTTAACAATGACAATTAGTTTTTCGGCCGGAATTTGAAACAAGGAAACATAAGAGTCACGATCTTCGGTTAGACTCAGGTTaactaatttcatcttcatTTATTGTAGAGAGTtcaaattattcttattttggaTTGATTTTGTTTGACAAATACAGCAACATAAATCTAATTGAAAATGGCTTCTGAAAGATATAGCTTTTCGTTGACTACTTTCAGgtaaaagaatatttcttttaaaaatatatttgcaattGTTTATTCTGTTTTCAATAGCCCGTCTGGTAAACTGGTACAGATCGAATATGCTTTGGCTGCAGTGTCAGCCGGCACACCTTCGGTAGGAATTATGGGTAGGATGAGTTTTGAAGCACACTtagataaatattaattttattaatttaagctTCAAATGGTGTGGTATTGGCCACTGAAAATAAACCTAAGTCGTCACTCTATGAGGAACATAGCGTTAAACGTGTTGAAATGGTCACAGATCACATAGGTATGGTTTACTCTGGTATGGGACCCGATTATCGTCTGCTAGTAAAACAAGCACGTAAAATAGCTCAGAACTATTTTCTGACATACAAGGAGCCAATACCTGTAGCCCAGTTAGTGCAACGTGTAGCAACATTGATGCAGGAGTATACACAAACcgggtaatttattttatttaaagtaataaagaacttatttaaattcgcataaattaaaatttcaagtggTGTGCGTCCATTCGGTGTCTCACTCCTTATATGTGGATGGGACTCTGATCGTCCATATTTGTTTCAGTGTGATCCATCTGGAGCATATTTCGCATGGAAAGCAACAGCAATGGGTAAAAACGCAGTTAATGGAAAAACATTTAtggaaaaaaggtaaaaacgatgtgcatttataaaaaaaagaaatttgttgccAGTTTACCTTTTACCAAGAACGAATTTTTGACATtgttttattcgatagatatgccTGATTATCGTTAGTTTACTAAATtgttaatttctattttttaactaattttaaaaagtttcaattcaaaaaaagcaACAATAGTATATTCTGACATTTCCTCCGTGGCTAAACTAttatgtttgtaaaaatttgctcTCAATTCACTGTGCATGCCTACTTCTTTTTATCGGAGATCTCATTTCCTTGATTCAATTGTTTGATTATTGTAGGACTTTAGCCAGGAAGTCCTAGCTGCTAAGCCCTATCTCAATAATATGTTATTTATTTGTGATTTggatttaaagtcaataaagaagaattataaaatacaataaatgttCTCTTCAAATATAAGTTGAAATTGAATCTTAACAACTCACAAATCCCAATCCAAATCCAGAGCGGATAAAGCCCTTTTAAAAGTATGAAAATATTGCCACTGTTTGCCTATTGCCTATGTTAAGGTTcttaacatttgaaaattttccacACACTTGTTTGTATTCAGTTTTACTCAATCCTTGAGTCAGGATTGTGgggagaaatatttttaatgaagacGCGACTTACACCTCAAACAATGCCACTAATATTTGAGCTAGATGAACTCATGTTCAAAATACAATCCGAATAAGAATCGATTAAGTCAATATTAATATAACTTAAGATGTCAAGGCGCAAATAAGCATccaccaaacaaaaatacataagacCAATAGGAACCACTATAAAcatcaatatttggaaaaaaaaatatttgtgcgtATTCCGTAAAAGTGAATTGTATGGCTGTGtgaataaatttctttaaagaaaCGACAAACTGTTTTCTCCCCTGTTAGTTTTAATCGAAGTTGTAGCTATAGACTGAAATAAACGGGCTTATTGATTAAATTTCTTTTGGAattgacatttattaaaaataaataatcaacaaaATCCCTATAGAATTTAATTACAAGATCataaatgtttaaagattttgatcattcattttaaatgttttcttggATTATgagtttctaaataaaaaatcataaacaGTGTAATCGTTCGATAATGCATACAtggtattttatttacaaatttaacttttttacatTTAGATATAGCGAAGATTTGGAACTGGATGATGCCGTTCATACTGTTATTTTGACTCTCAAAGAAGGATTTGAAGGCAAGATGACCGCGGAAAACATTGAGATCGGTGTTTGTGACAAAAATGGTTTCAAATGCCTGGACACTGCTACTATTAGGGATTACTTGGCAAACATTCCATAGAGGGATCAAATTTTATACGTTTATTTAATCCttgtatgtttattttgaaataaattcacaGGTGTATGTATTTCATTTcgggtgttttttgtttagttttcaggaagaaaaaaacgcaaacaaaaataattttattaaaaataagctaaaaatttagctttattataaagGTAAGGGTTCGctattatgattttaaaataatttatcgcCAGCGGACGCCTACCACAATATTCAGCACTATCGAGTCATTTTGGGAGTGGATATGATAATATACATTTCAGGGACAATTtgtaataaacaatatttgcgTTTTAAACCGtggaaaattaatgaaaaattttaatttattggaccgatttttaattaatatcgaATAAAGTCCCTTCCCTATATGTTACTTATGTTTTATGTTtccatttgaaatgtcaaaaaaaaaaattgaagcagattaaatacaaaacaaatcattATTCTAATTGTGTTACTCAAGAACATAAATTAGCAACTTGGGAAATACTATGAATGTACAGTTGACCAATTTACAATTTCTAGCAGCAACTGGATATCTTTACAGGTATCAAATCAAGAACATCAACTATCCTAAACATATTTCTTCGAACAAAACTGGTTTCCCTTGAGTGATTGTCTATGTAGGCAGTATTCGAGTCCAAATAAATGTACCattagaaaacaaacatttgtttttgaactgCAAGGGGAATTTTAGTCTTAACGTTATGAATGTGATGTATGTTTTAcctataaagaatttttttttcaatttgtgcttaatttttattttaaatttccgaCTACAAAATGAGAATGAGAGTTGTTAGGGATATGTACCGTTGTATCCGtggtgtgatggttagtgcgtaagttttgacattgtagccttgccATTttaggactgcaaagtcagatataAGAGCAAGGCAAAGGGTGGATCATCTCTTCTCTTCACTGGCTAAAGTAAGA
It encodes:
- the LOC129941827 gene encoding proteasome subunit alpha type-2, with the protein product MASERYSFSLTTFSPSGKLVQIEYALAAVSAGTPSVGIMASNGVVLATENKPKSSLYEEHSVKRVEMVTDHIGMVYSGMGPDYRLLVKQARKIAQNYFLTYKEPIPVAQLVQRVATLMQEYTQTGGVRPFGVSLLICGWDSDRPYLFQCDPSGAYFAWKATAMGKNAVNGKTFMEKRYSEDLELDDAVHTVILTLKEGFEGKMTAENIEIGVCDKNGFKCLDTATIRDYLANIP